Proteins from a genomic interval of Nocardioides jishulii:
- a CDS encoding MFS transporter — translation MLSSLPQRSPGQERRSPALTPRTWLWAIVLGLTGQLAWTVENMYLNVFVHDTITDSPTVIAALVACSAIAATVATLLAGAWSDRTGRRKEFIAAGYVLWGATTAAFGFVGVDGASKLAPAADAVVVAVVAIIALDCVMSVFGATANDAAFNAWVTDNTTSGNRGRVDSVLATFPLLAMLIVFGALDPLTQDGQWRTFFTVIGVATALVGVVAWVGLRSDNAPRASGTYLAQVVHGLRPSTARANPRLYWALASWAVLGTSTQVFLPFLIIYVQRYLEIDGYAIVLASVLLGASAVSIAGGRLLDRIGPARAFLPVVGLYAVGLLAMAGVRGMLPVILAGIVMMSGFMLAAASISATVRNLTPPDRAGQVQGLRMVFAIMVPMVVGPFIGAAVIVGADATYVDLGVVKQVPTPWIFPAAALVAILTVVPARLLTRATPPDATDPLTHDVEALP, via the coding sequence ATGCTCTCGTCCCTCCCGCAGCGCAGTCCTGGCCAAGAACGGCGCAGCCCGGCCCTGACGCCGCGCACCTGGCTCTGGGCGATCGTCCTCGGCCTCACCGGCCAGCTCGCCTGGACGGTGGAGAACATGTACCTCAACGTGTTCGTCCACGACACGATCACGGACTCGCCGACAGTCATCGCGGCGCTCGTCGCGTGCAGCGCGATCGCGGCCACCGTCGCGACATTGCTCGCGGGCGCCTGGAGCGACCGTACGGGCCGGCGCAAGGAGTTCATCGCGGCTGGCTACGTGCTCTGGGGCGCGACCACCGCGGCGTTCGGGTTCGTCGGGGTCGACGGGGCCAGCAAGCTCGCGCCGGCCGCTGACGCGGTGGTGGTCGCCGTGGTCGCGATCATCGCGCTCGACTGCGTCATGAGCGTCTTCGGCGCCACCGCCAACGACGCCGCGTTCAACGCGTGGGTCACCGACAACACCACGAGCGGCAACCGGGGCCGGGTCGACAGCGTGCTCGCGACCTTCCCGCTGCTCGCCATGCTCATCGTCTTCGGCGCGCTCGACCCGCTCACCCAGGACGGGCAGTGGCGCACCTTCTTCACCGTCATCGGCGTCGCCACTGCGCTGGTCGGGGTGGTCGCGTGGGTCGGGCTGCGGAGCGACAACGCCCCGCGCGCCAGCGGCACGTACCTCGCCCAGGTCGTCCACGGCCTGCGCCCCTCCACCGCCCGCGCCAACCCGCGCCTCTACTGGGCGCTCGCCTCCTGGGCCGTCCTCGGCACCAGCACCCAGGTCTTCCTGCCGTTCCTGATCATCTACGTGCAGCGCTACCTCGAGATCGATGGCTACGCGATCGTGCTCGCCTCGGTCCTGCTCGGCGCCTCCGCCGTCAGCATCGCGGGCGGCCGCCTCCTGGACCGCATCGGCCCCGCCCGCGCCTTCCTGCCCGTCGTCGGCCTCTACGCCGTGGGGCTGCTGGCCATGGCAGGCGTACGCGGGATGCTCCCCGTCATCCTCGCCGGCATCGTCATGATGAGCGGCTTCATGCTGGCCGCCGCCTCGATCTCCGCGACGGTCCGCAACCTCACCCCGCCTGATCGCGCCGGTCAGGTGCAGGGCCTGCGGATGGTCTTCGCGATCATGGTGCCGATGGTCGTCGGCCCGTTCATCGGCGCCGCGGTCATCGTCGGCGCCGACGCCACGTACGTCGACCTCGGCGTCGTCAAGCAGGTGCCGACCCCGTGGATCTTCCCTGCCGCCGCCCTTGTCGCGATCCTGACGGTGGTGCCTGCGAGGCTGCTCACACGCGCCACCCCGCCCGACGCGACCGACCCCCTCACCCACGACGTGGAGGCCCTTCCGTGA
- a CDS encoding DUF262 domain-containing protein, with amino-acid sequence MVKHAGVHENWPIGDLVKATQTDPKSQIPGIAVKIPRFQRSLVWGDDQRKLLIESIHKGYPIGSLLLYKRPNPNGKVEVYQVVDGLQRTSTLVEYAENPLEYAPVAVFSDEFVQEVAAEYNTGAEHVRRALQDWMKTTGRLDSASGYESWPLKNYLDEFFQAKPDPNPGFIATLASTLDAVRQGR; translated from the coding sequence GTGGTCAAGCACGCCGGAGTACACGAGAATTGGCCAATTGGCGACCTAGTCAAGGCTACGCAAACGGATCCCAAGAGCCAGATTCCGGGGATCGCGGTAAAGATCCCGCGATTTCAGCGCTCACTGGTCTGGGGCGATGATCAGCGCAAACTGCTGATCGAATCAATACACAAGGGCTACCCAATCGGCTCCCTGCTCCTATACAAGCGCCCGAATCCTAACGGGAAGGTAGAGGTTTATCAGGTGGTTGATGGACTGCAGCGAACCAGCACCCTGGTGGAGTATGCAGAGAACCCGCTCGAATACGCCCCTGTAGCAGTATTCAGCGACGAGTTCGTTCAGGAAGTGGCAGCTGAATACAACACCGGGGCGGAGCACGTCCGGCGAGCCCTCCAGGATTGGATGAAGACGACCGGACGGCTTGACTCGGCATCGGGATACGAGTCGTGGCCATTGAAAAACTATCTTGACGAATTCTTTCAAGCCAAACCAGACCCCAATCCAGGCTTCATTGCCACCCTCGCAAGCACGCTCGATGCGGTGCGCCAGGGACGTTGA
- a CDS encoding DNA cytosine methyltransferase, which produces MPETPRFTFIDLFAGIGGFHAAMKAFGGECVYAVEIDKQAANVYAANWGHAPNGAGQDHLGGQAGDITLDADADLDVMNVPAHDVLCAGFPCQPFSKSGAQRGMDEARGTLFFNIASIIKAHHPSVVLLENVRNLIGPRHAHEWEVIIRTLREEGYHVSAQPAIFSPHLLPAHLGGTPQVRERVFITATLAPHLVPRLENGIVDAETLGPDPVASMKDRFALNDSSDAPLFVPGGPEDGWNLLDDGLLDDSHNVPGCDLTPSERLWIDAWNDFTLLMREVTGEQLKGFPYWADCWLDFPEANRAMRFAPTPAFDPATGRFTSANTGELKLPEKVTRPKIAEDLPAWKQSHLRRNYDAFEASFKDILAWAWRWGVYTALFPASRRKLEWQAQDTKCLWDTVMHLRPSGIRAKRATYLPALVAITQTSIIGPLERRISPRETARLQGLPDSFIFPDQPDSATYKQMGNGVAVGAVQHVFRQHLLRDQEILDCSDVPAARYLARAATEVTPELVHSRLAKHRPACASQNR; this is translated from the coding sequence ATGCCTGAGACGCCGCGCTTCACGTTCATCGACCTCTTCGCGGGCATCGGCGGCTTCCACGCGGCCATGAAGGCGTTCGGCGGCGAGTGCGTCTACGCGGTCGAGATCGACAAGCAAGCAGCGAACGTCTACGCGGCCAACTGGGGCCACGCGCCGAACGGCGCAGGACAGGACCATCTGGGGGGCCAGGCGGGCGACATCACACTGGACGCGGACGCCGACCTGGACGTGATGAACGTTCCCGCACACGACGTCCTGTGCGCCGGGTTTCCGTGCCAGCCGTTCTCCAAGTCCGGCGCGCAACGCGGCATGGACGAGGCACGCGGCACCTTGTTCTTCAACATCGCGTCGATCATCAAAGCTCACCACCCCTCGGTGGTCCTGCTGGAGAACGTGCGGAACCTGATCGGCCCGCGCCACGCACACGAGTGGGAAGTGATCATCCGCACCCTTCGCGAGGAGGGCTACCACGTGTCAGCACAGCCGGCGATCTTCTCCCCCCACCTCCTGCCTGCCCATCTGGGCGGTACGCCTCAGGTCCGGGAGCGGGTCTTCATCACCGCGACCCTGGCTCCGCACCTGGTTCCCCGGCTGGAGAACGGGATCGTGGACGCCGAGACTCTGGGCCCGGATCCGGTCGCCTCAATGAAGGACCGCTTTGCGCTCAACGATTCCTCGGACGCTCCCCTCTTTGTCCCGGGGGGCCCGGAGGACGGCTGGAATCTCCTCGACGACGGCCTGCTCGACGACTCCCACAACGTTCCTGGTTGTGACCTGACGCCGAGCGAGCGCCTGTGGATTGATGCCTGGAACGACTTCACTCTCCTCATGCGTGAGGTCACAGGTGAGCAGCTCAAGGGCTTCCCGTACTGGGCGGACTGCTGGCTCGACTTCCCTGAGGCCAATCGGGCCATGCGGTTCGCCCCCACCCCCGCCTTTGACCCCGCCACAGGTCGATTCACGTCCGCCAACACCGGCGAGCTCAAGTTGCCGGAAAAGGTGACGCGTCCCAAGATCGCGGAGGACCTCCCAGCCTGGAAGCAGTCCCACCTGCGTCGGAACTACGACGCGTTCGAGGCCAGTTTCAAGGACATCCTCGCGTGGGCCTGGCGCTGGGGCGTCTACACGGCTCTCTTCCCCGCTAGCCGACGGAAACTGGAGTGGCAGGCGCAGGACACGAAGTGCCTCTGGGACACGGTGATGCACCTGCGTCCCTCAGGCATCCGAGCCAAGCGAGCGACGTACCTCCCCGCCCTCGTGGCCATCACCCAAACCTCCATCATCGGACCTCTTGAACGCCGCATCAGTCCGCGCGAGACCGCGCGACTGCAGGGCTTGCCCGACTCATTCATCTTCCCGGACCAGCCTGACTCCGCTACGTACAAGCAGATGGGCAACGGAGTCGCGGTCGGAGCCGTCCAGCATGTCTTCCGCCAGCACCTACTGCGCGACCAGGAGATCCTGGACTGCAGTGACGTTCCGGCTGCCAGGTACTTGGCGCGCGCCGCGACCGAGGTGACACCCGAACTGGTGCACAGCAGGCTGGCGAAGCACCGGCCCGCATGTGCCTCTCAAAACCGCTGA
- a CDS encoding DUF3883 domain-containing protein, translating to MAEAWTREEVSLTVDAYLSMLRHELDGRAYSKAEHRRELKRHLTRSDGSIEYKFQNISAVLMEMGGVPIPGYKPAVNVQNLLREVVAERYETDAELAARLLLLAEAPVSRVAGALGPASPVPDVTRMPRRSNRVAKHVDYQAIEARNRAVGLLGEQLVVQREKRRLFQAGHPELADRVRHVAVEDGDGLGYDVLSWTISGTERFLEVKTTRFTELQPFLVSRNEVDLSAEEPERFSLMRVFSLEKPTLGFYELPGSLKKTAELRSELYSGVPRAS from the coding sequence ATGGCGGAGGCGTGGACTCGTGAAGAGGTGTCGTTGACCGTTGACGCGTACTTGTCGATGCTGCGCCACGAGCTCGATGGTCGTGCCTACAGCAAGGCAGAGCACCGTCGTGAGCTGAAGCGGCACCTGACTCGGTCAGACGGGTCCATCGAGTACAAGTTCCAGAACATCTCTGCGGTGCTCATGGAGATGGGTGGCGTTCCGATCCCCGGGTACAAGCCGGCTGTCAACGTCCAGAACCTGCTCCGAGAGGTGGTCGCGGAGCGGTACGAGACCGACGCCGAGCTGGCCGCGCGACTGCTGCTCCTCGCAGAGGCCCCGGTCTCGCGGGTGGCTGGGGCTTTGGGTCCAGCGAGCCCCGTGCCCGACGTGACTCGGATGCCCAGGCGCAGCAACCGTGTCGCCAAGCACGTGGACTACCAGGCGATAGAGGCCCGGAACCGCGCTGTCGGTCTGCTCGGCGAGCAGCTGGTGGTGCAGCGCGAGAAGAGGCGACTCTTCCAGGCGGGCCACCCCGAGCTGGCGGACAGGGTGCGCCACGTCGCAGTGGAGGACGGGGACGGTCTGGGCTACGACGTACTCAGCTGGACCATAAGCGGGACGGAGCGCTTCCTCGAGGTGAAGACCACCCGGTTCACAGAACTTCAGCCGTTCTTGGTTAGCCGGAACGAGGTTGACCTCTCGGCGGAGGAGCCGGAACGGTTCTCGCTCATGCGCGTCTTCAGCCTCGAGAAGCCCACACTCGGGTTCTACGAGCTACCCGGTTCCCTCAAGAAAACTGCAGAACTCAGGTCCGAGTTGTACTCGGGCGTTCCTCGAGCGTCCTGA
- the vsr gene encoding DNA mismatch endonuclease Vsr, whose protein sequence is MGGREPEREAPPAALTEKMSTYPRRDTRPELLLRRELHRRGLRYRVQLKVPANRRRTIDVAFTRIRLAVFVDGCFWHGCPEHGTQPQRNSEWWRWKIQRNQDRDADTDALLKASGWTVLRIWEHEDVLSAADRIEQLVRVPESLPHPPLATEYKIEGGFQSPGA, encoded by the coding sequence ATGGGCGGTCGAGAGCCAGAGCGGGAGGCACCACCAGCCGCATTGACGGAGAAGATGTCCACGTACCCACGTCGCGACACACGCCCCGAGCTGCTCCTTCGGCGTGAACTGCACCGCCGCGGCCTTCGTTACCGCGTACAACTCAAAGTCCCAGCCAATCGCCGACGCACTATCGACGTCGCGTTCACCCGAATTCGATTGGCAGTGTTCGTTGACGGCTGCTTCTGGCATGGCTGTCCCGAGCACGGGACGCAGCCTCAGCGGAACTCGGAATGGTGGCGCTGGAAGATCCAGCGCAACCAAGACCGGGACGCCGACACAGACGCACTGCTCAAGGCGTCCGGGTGGACCGTGCTGCGAATCTGGGAGCACGAGGACGTCTTGAGCGCTGCGGACAGGATTGAGCAACTGGTACGCGTTCCGGAGAGCCTGCCGCACCCGCCCCTGGCGACTGAATACAAGATCGAGGGAGGGTTTCAGTCACCTGGTGCCTGA
- a CDS encoding Nramp family divalent metal transporter produces MSGGAGAATEVAPAKWRIIGPGLVVAATGVGAVDLVATLIAGSKYGYALLWCVVLGCVMKVVLVEGAGRFSLASGRTIFEGWQSLGRLATWYFGIYIVIWGFVYGAAAMAGTGLPLASLFPWMSVTWWGILSGLAGLALVWFGRYSVVEKVCAVLVGLMFVAMVGAAVLTVPNLPNMLGGLVPTIPSGGGIVYVLSLAGGVGGTITLAAYGYWLREKGWVTPRHMKVMRLDNRVAYAVTGIFVLATLIVGAELLYSANIAVSTGDKGLLDLSEVLEDRYGQWAGKVFLVGFWAAAMSSLVGVWNGVSLMFADFVARTRKLAPDHPDGLAHGKYYRAYILWLTFPPMVMMFLGRPVVLILAYGVLGAFFMPFLAITLLYLLNSDRVPDEWRNKVWHNVAMSIIALAFVALAANELWGQVSKFV; encoded by the coding sequence ATGTCCGGAGGTGCGGGAGCCGCGACCGAGGTCGCGCCGGCGAAGTGGAGGATCATCGGCCCCGGGCTGGTGGTCGCGGCGACGGGTGTGGGTGCGGTCGACCTGGTGGCGACCCTCATCGCCGGCAGCAAGTACGGCTACGCGCTGCTGTGGTGCGTGGTCCTCGGCTGCGTGATGAAGGTGGTGCTCGTCGAGGGCGCAGGACGGTTCTCGCTGGCGAGTGGCCGAACGATCTTCGAGGGCTGGCAGTCGCTCGGCCGGTTGGCCACCTGGTACTTCGGCATCTACATCGTGATCTGGGGCTTCGTCTACGGCGCCGCGGCGATGGCCGGGACAGGGCTGCCGCTGGCGTCGCTCTTCCCCTGGATGAGCGTGACCTGGTGGGGGATCCTGAGCGGTCTCGCCGGTCTGGCCCTGGTCTGGTTCGGCCGCTACTCGGTGGTGGAGAAGGTCTGCGCCGTGTTGGTCGGCCTGATGTTCGTCGCCATGGTGGGGGCCGCGGTGCTGACCGTGCCGAACCTGCCGAACATGCTCGGCGGTCTCGTGCCGACGATCCCCTCGGGCGGCGGCATCGTGTACGTCCTGAGCCTCGCCGGGGGAGTCGGCGGCACGATCACGCTGGCGGCGTACGGCTACTGGTTGCGCGAGAAGGGCTGGGTGACCCCGCGGCACATGAAGGTGATGCGCCTCGACAACCGGGTGGCGTACGCCGTGACCGGCATCTTCGTGCTGGCCACGCTGATCGTCGGGGCCGAGCTGCTCTACTCGGCCAACATCGCGGTCTCCACCGGCGACAAGGGCCTGCTCGACCTGAGCGAGGTGCTCGAGGACCGGTACGGCCAGTGGGCCGGCAAGGTCTTCCTGGTCGGCTTCTGGGCCGCCGCGATGTCGTCGCTGGTCGGTGTCTGGAACGGGGTCAGCCTGATGTTCGCCGACTTCGTCGCGCGCACGCGCAAGCTGGCGCCTGACCACCCCGACGGCCTCGCCCACGGCAAGTACTACCGCGCCTACATCCTGTGGCTGACCTTCCCGCCGATGGTGATGATGTTCCTCGGCCGCCCGGTCGTGCTGATCCTCGCGTACGGCGTGCTGGGCGCCTTCTTCATGCCGTTCCTGGCGATCACGCTGCTCTACCTGCTCAACAGTGACCGCGTGCCCGACGAGTGGCGCAACAAGGTGTGGCACAACGTGGCGATGTCGATCATCGCGCTGGCGTTCGTGGCGCTGGCGGCGAATGAGCTGTGGGGGCAGGTGAGCAAGTTCGTGTGA
- a CDS encoding SprT-like domain-containing protein, whose product MDVEAARRLAEELVARHGLRGWRVTFDHAKRRAGVCRYESRTISLSAPLTRLHSEAEVRDTILHEIAHALLPPREGHSERWRATALRIGSSGRRCVDPEAPRVPGDWVGVCSAGHVVERHRRPHRVASCRECARGFHRDHVFVWTYRGRTVPMSPSYVQELAALRGAAPASGRLVVGEQARIVVPGRFDGVVGTVEKVGRTRYHLRTRRGIVTVHFGGVERAD is encoded by the coding sequence GTGGACGTCGAAGCAGCGCGCAGGCTCGCCGAGGAGCTGGTGGCCCGTCACGGGTTGAGGGGGTGGAGGGTCACCTTCGACCACGCCAAGCGGCGTGCCGGTGTGTGCCGCTACGAGTCGCGGACCATCTCGCTGAGTGCGCCTCTGACCCGCCTGCACTCCGAGGCAGAGGTGCGCGACACGATCCTGCACGAGATCGCCCACGCCCTGCTTCCGCCGCGTGAGGGCCACTCGGAGCGGTGGCGGGCCACCGCCCTGCGCATCGGCAGCTCCGGGCGTCGGTGCGTCGATCCGGAGGCGCCCCGGGTGCCCGGCGACTGGGTCGGGGTGTGCAGCGCCGGCCACGTCGTGGAGCGGCACCGTCGCCCGCACCGCGTCGCGTCGTGCCGCGAGTGCGCGCGAGGGTTCCACCGCGATCACGTCTTCGTCTGGACCTACCGTGGGCGGACGGTGCCGATGTCGCCGTCGTACGTCCAGGAGCTCGCCGCGCTGAGAGGTGCGGCGCCGGCGTCCGGGCGGCTCGTGGTGGGGGAGCAAGCCCGCATCGTCGTGCCGGGCCGCTTCGACGGGGTGGTCGGGACGGTCGAGAAGGTGGGGCGCACGCGCTACCACCTGCGTACGCGGCGAGGGATCGTGACGGTGCACTTCGGGGGCGTGGAGCGGGCGGACTGA
- a CDS encoding dicarboxylate/amino acid:cation symporter, giving the protein MSSAVTSSESQPDASAPRRRRWLPSFGVQVLIGLVLGVVLGLVARQMGADGVDPETGVVDPNWLTETLTTVGSIFVTLLRAIVPPLVFLAIVASIANLREVTGAARLAWKTLVWFAGTALIAVAIGIALGLVLQPGANTSVSADAAAAPSSTGSWLDFLTGLVPANFLGLETSAGSDGSVGLSFNVLQILVVAIAIGVAALRVGDAAEPFLAVVRSALAVVQKVLWWVILLAPIATVGLLGKAVATYGWDALGSLGTFSIAIYIGLALVLFVVYPVLLKVNGLSVKQWFSGAWPAIQLAFVSRSSVGTMPMTQAVTERNLGVPRAYAAFAVPLGATTKMDGCASIYPAISAIFVAQFFGLDLGLTDYLLIAFVAVIGSAATAGVTGATVMLTLTLSTLGLPLEGVGLLLAIDPILDMGRTAVNVAGQSLVPTLVAKREGILNETVYDAPRGGEVLKDEVVTTPVAA; this is encoded by the coding sequence ATGAGTTCTGCTGTCACGTCCTCCGAGTCGCAGCCGGACGCTTCCGCTCCGCGGCGGCGTCGCTGGCTCCCGTCGTTCGGCGTCCAGGTCCTGATCGGTCTCGTCCTGGGTGTCGTGCTCGGTCTCGTCGCGCGCCAGATGGGCGCCGACGGGGTCGACCCCGAGACCGGGGTCGTCGACCCCAACTGGCTCACCGAGACCCTCACCACCGTGGGCTCGATCTTCGTGACCCTGCTGCGGGCGATCGTCCCGCCGTTGGTCTTCCTGGCGATCGTCGCCTCCATCGCCAACCTGCGTGAGGTGACCGGCGCCGCGCGACTGGCGTGGAAGACGCTGGTCTGGTTCGCCGGCACCGCGCTGATCGCCGTGGCGATCGGCATCGCCCTGGGGCTGGTCCTCCAGCCCGGCGCCAACACCAGCGTGAGCGCCGACGCGGCTGCCGCCCCGTCGAGCACCGGCTCGTGGCTCGACTTCCTGACCGGTCTCGTCCCCGCGAACTTCCTCGGCCTGGAGACGAGCGCCGGCTCCGACGGCTCGGTCGGCCTCTCCTTCAACGTGCTCCAGATCCTCGTCGTGGCGATCGCGATCGGCGTGGCCGCGCTGAGGGTCGGCGACGCCGCCGAGCCGTTCCTCGCGGTCGTACGCTCCGCGCTCGCCGTCGTGCAGAAGGTGCTGTGGTGGGTCATCCTCCTGGCGCCGATCGCGACCGTGGGTCTGCTGGGCAAGGCCGTGGCCACCTACGGCTGGGACGCGCTGGGCTCGCTCGGCACCTTCTCGATCGCCATCTACATCGGCCTCGCGCTGGTGCTCTTCGTGGTCTACCCGGTGCTGCTGAAGGTCAACGGGCTCTCGGTCAAGCAGTGGTTCTCCGGCGCCTGGCCTGCGATCCAGCTCGCCTTCGTGTCGCGCTCCTCGGTCGGCACCATGCCGATGACGCAGGCGGTGACCGAGCGCAACCTCGGTGTGCCGCGGGCGTACGCGGCCTTCGCCGTGCCGCTGGGCGCGACCACCAAGATGGACGGCTGCGCCTCGATCTACCCGGCGATCTCCGCGATCTTCGTCGCGCAGTTCTTCGGGCTCGACCTGGGACTCACCGACTACCTGCTGATCGCCTTCGTCGCCGTCATCGGCTCGGCGGCCACGGCTGGCGTCACCGGCGCGACCGTCATGTTGACGCTCACGCTCTCGACGCTCGGCCTGCCGCTCGAGGGCGTCGGGCTGCTGCTCGCCATCGACCCGATCCTCGACATGGGCCGCACCGCGGTCAACGTGGCGGGTCAGAGCCTCGTGCCGACGCTGGTGGCGAAGCGCGAGGGCATCCTCAACGAGACCGTGTACGACGCCCCGCGCGGCGGCGAGGTCCTCAAGGACGAGGTCGTGACCACCCCGGTCGCTGCCTGA
- a CDS encoding Ig-like domain-containing protein, with product MTPPSCHLHPWVALVAAALVTLVAVDDGPVPSGATFTSNSRAAGQVTAAADWTAPTVAVVSPGSSVKDVTTIAVEASDAESGIGSVTLEQLAPGTDVWVTVCTDTTAPYSCAWDTRPLADGSYALRARATDRTGLQATSAEVRTTVANRLVVTLDSPGDEVRGTVALTTAVHNPGTLTHTVRLEYAAEGASTWRAICSGLRSPYACAWNTTTVASGDYELRAVVLDSQGRAVATSTLVEVTVDNVAPTVTMVDPGSPLSGTRTFAATASDAHSGLELVVLQYAATGTSVWRDLCTLTQEPWSCRVATSTLPDGSYSLRAVATDAAGNSTTSAPVTQRLVDNTVSSISVDGPDLMTGTVQVTAAASSTADVAQVRFQYAVDGSSTWTDLCTDTAAPWSCAWDTTTVPNGTYSLRAVMVDGLGRSLTSAAAPGHRVDNTPLRGLDVQTANGGTSAGRTDNGDTMTFTYSGAVNPGSLLAGWDGTARNVSVRLRDGAVLKLGKTDDTIDVLTTNGAAVHLGSVNLKGDYIRKNRTATYASTMTARTTTLADGTQQTTVTLKLGSVYWLHLTYPRTVRSSSTMAWSPSALATDTLGRACSTALVHESGAADREF from the coding sequence GTGACCCCACCCAGCTGCCACCTGCATCCTTGGGTCGCCCTCGTGGCTGCCGCCCTGGTCACCCTCGTCGCGGTCGACGACGGACCGGTCCCCTCCGGCGCCACCTTCACCTCCAACTCACGCGCCGCGGGCCAGGTCACCGCCGCGGCCGACTGGACCGCCCCCACCGTCGCCGTCGTCTCGCCGGGCAGCTCCGTCAAGGACGTCACCACCATCGCGGTGGAGGCCTCCGACGCCGAGTCGGGCATCGGCTCGGTCACGCTCGAGCAGCTGGCCCCGGGCACCGACGTGTGGGTGACCGTCTGCACCGACACCACCGCTCCCTACTCCTGCGCCTGGGACACCCGCCCCCTCGCCGACGGCTCGTACGCCCTGCGAGCGAGGGCCACCGACCGCACGGGCCTGCAGGCGACGTCGGCCGAGGTGCGGACGACCGTGGCCAACCGGCTCGTCGTCACCCTCGACTCCCCCGGCGACGAGGTGCGCGGCACGGTCGCGCTCACCACCGCTGTCCACAACCCCGGCACCCTCACCCACACCGTGCGCCTGGAGTACGCGGCCGAGGGGGCGAGCACCTGGCGGGCGATCTGCTCCGGCCTGCGCAGCCCCTACGCCTGCGCCTGGAACACCACGACGGTCGCCTCCGGTGACTACGAGCTGCGGGCCGTCGTCCTCGACAGCCAGGGCCGCGCCGTCGCCACCTCCACGCTCGTCGAGGTCACCGTCGACAACGTCGCCCCCACGGTGACCATGGTCGACCCGGGCAGCCCGCTGAGCGGCACGCGTACGTTTGCCGCGACCGCCTCGGACGCACACTCGGGCCTCGAGCTCGTCGTCCTCCAGTACGCCGCCACCGGCACCTCGGTGTGGCGCGACCTGTGCACGCTCACCCAGGAGCCCTGGTCCTGCCGCGTCGCCACCTCGACCCTGCCCGACGGCAGCTACTCGTTGCGAGCCGTGGCCACGGACGCCGCCGGCAACTCCACCACCTCGGCTCCCGTCACCCAGCGCCTGGTCGACAACACCGTCTCCTCGATCTCCGTCGACGGACCCGACCTGATGACCGGCACCGTGCAGGTGACCGCGGCCGCCAGCTCTACCGCCGACGTGGCCCAGGTGCGCTTCCAGTACGCCGTCGACGGCAGCTCCACCTGGACCGACCTGTGCACCGACACGGCTGCCCCGTGGAGCTGCGCGTGGGACACGACGACCGTCCCCAACGGCACCTACTCGTTGCGCGCGGTCATGGTCGACGGCCTGGGCCGGAGCCTGACCTCGGCTGCGGCCCCCGGGCACCGGGTCGACAACACCCCGCTGCGCGGCCTCGACGTGCAGACCGCCAACGGCGGGACGAGCGCCGGCCGGACTGACAACGGCGACACGATGACCTTCACCTACAGCGGCGCGGTCAACCCGGGCAGCCTGCTCGCCGGGTGGGACGGCACGGCGCGCAACGTCTCGGTCCGCCTGCGTGACGGCGCCGTGCTCAAGCTCGGCAAGACCGACGACACGATCGACGTGCTCACCACCAACGGGGCGGCCGTCCACCTCGGCTCGGTGAACCTCAAGGGCGACTACATCCGCAAGAACCGCACCGCGACGTACGCCTCGACGATGACGGCCCGTACGACGACGCTGGCCGACGGCACCCAGCAGACCACGGTGACGCTCAAGCTGGGCTCGGTCTACTGGCTCCACCTCACCTACCCGAGGACCGTCAGGAGCTCCAGCACGATGGCGTGGAGCCCATCCGCACTGGCCACCGACACGCTCGGTCGCGCCTGCTCCACCGCCCTGGTCCACGAGTCCGGCGCCGCCGACCGGGAGTTCTGA
- a CDS encoding TasA family protein: MNAATTATGTSRSKKVLIPLATLLAAGAIAVGSGATFTSTTGNTISAVTSGTLSQSNSKDGQAVFNLTDMKPGDTVTGSLTITNTGSLPAAFSLTEVTSSNSFDKDKLTLTIKTATGTPVFSGNFGDLEDGKKSALGTFAPAAATTYTFTVGLEASADNTQQGKTASAVYSWDSVQLAGENFAG; the protein is encoded by the coding sequence ATGAACGCCGCCACCACCGCCACCGGGACCAGCCGCTCCAAGAAGGTCCTCATCCCCCTGGCCACGCTGCTCGCAGCTGGTGCGATCGCGGTCGGCTCGGGCGCCACGTTCACCTCCACCACCGGCAACACCATCAGCGCCGTCACCTCCGGCACCCTGAGCCAGTCCAACAGCAAGGACGGCCAGGCGGTCTTCAACCTCACCGACATGAAGCCCGGCGACACCGTCACCGGTTCGCTCACGATCACCAACACCGGCTCGCTGCCCGCCGCCTTCTCGCTGACCGAGGTCACCTCGAGCAACTCGTTCGACAAGGACAAGCTGACGCTGACGATCAAGACCGCCACCGGCACGCCGGTCTTCTCCGGCAACTTCGGTGACCTCGAGGACGGCAAGAAGAGCGCACTGGGCACCTTCGCCCCGGCCGCAGCCACCACCTACACCTTCACCGTCGGCCTGGAAGCCTCCGCCGACAACACCCAGCAGGGCAAGACCGCCAGCGCCGTCTACTCCTGGGACTCGGTCCAGCTCGCCGGCGAGAACTTCGCCGGCTGA